The nucleotide sequence AACAATGCCCCACTTATTCCGAAACGGACATAATTCATCCATTCGATTTGTGAAAATTTAATGCCTTGCATCATGATCAATGCTGTATACGTAACAGAATAGGTGGCGATAATCCAAAGAACAGCCCTAAAGAGTGTTCCCCGACGATAAATGGCTTGCACATTGACTATTCCGACAATTCCTGCAATAAAATTCAGGAAAATAAATTCAAACCCGTTAGGTGCCAAAAAGCCGATCAATAATGTGGATACCATGAAAATAAACGTTGCCGTACGGGCATCGAAAAAAGTACATATAATAATAGGTATCAATATAAAAGGAAGATTATACAAGCTGAAATATCCATTACGCACCACCAAACAGGATATCCCGACAAACATAACCATCATCAGCAGGAGAAAACCTGTCCGCAATGTACTCCGGAATATATCCTTACGGAAAAACATCAGGTAAATGTATACCAGCATAAAACAAAGCGTAATGACGGATATCTGCCCTACAAGTATCTGGCTGAAATTACCGGATGTGCCTACCTTATGTTCAAATTCATACTTTAATGAAGTCAACTGAATGAACTTTTCATCATTGACGATCTCTCCATTAGCAATTATTTTACGATTAGTGGGTATCACTCCTTTTGTAGGAGATATCTTTTTTATACTTTCAGATTTGGCAGTATTGGTAATTTCTGCATTATAAAAAACATTGGGCTGGAGAAATTCATTCAAATCAAGACCTTTCAGAAAATTCCGTTCCTCTTCATGCTCCATCAGGTCCAATTGACTTATAATTAAACTATAAGCCGTTTTCGGAGTAAATACATCACTTCGATTCATTTCTTCTCCGACATTGTTTCTGATGATCATCACCTGTTTGGATAAGTTATCCGAAGAAGGCTGATCGCCTTGAAAAATTCCGGTCTTATACACAGAATCCAGTAAGGATAATCCTTTTTCGTACAGGTATTTTTTCTTGTAAGTATTTAAATGACCATTTTCCCAATGTGTATTAAATACTTTTTGGTAAGCTGATTTCTGTTGTTCGGCAATCTCAGGACGATAATTATAATATTCAGCAAAGGAACGAAGAATACTATCTGTTTCCGTGGCTATTTCAGATTCCGATTTTAGAATAGGTACATCAAACGGCGCATACAGATCTTTGTGCCCCCATATCTTTCCCTTCTGAAATTCATACGGATATTTTCCTTCCCTGGGAAACAATAAACAAATAACAACAACACTTATGATATACAACAATATAACATAAGTATGCGTACGTATAAAAAGTAAAAATCTTGACATTCTATTCAATTATATAATCATCCGGTTATTTCACCAGTTTTGATATTTCTTTAAATGTATCGGTCCCCGCTTCCCGGCACAATTCAAAAAGGATAGATTCAACGCTGCCGGTTACCGCACCTTCATCACGCATGCGTTTGATCCCGATACGTCTGTTCTCCGGAGTACGGGACGATATACAGTCCTCGATAATTACAGGTGTATAACCTGAATATATCAGGTCAATAGCCGTCTGCATCACACAAATATGTGACTCCACACCAGCCATGATCACATACTGCTTATTATTCAATGCTAAATTTTCCATAAAAGCAGGATGATCACAGCAACTGAAACATACCTTTTCGATAGGATGTACCGGATCCAGTAATTTTCGCAAAGATTCGACTGTTTCACCCAACCCCTTTCGATATTGTTCCATCCACAACAATGGTACTCCCAAAATCTTCAAACCACGTACCAGAATCTGTATGTTCCGGATTATTTTCTCATGATCATGTATCACCGGAATCAAACGCTCCTGAACATCAACGATCAATCCGATACTTTTTTCTTTATCAATCCTCATAATACATATTTCATACAAAATAAGGGAAAAACATTGGATAAAATTTCCAGAAATTCAAAAATATTCATCTCTTCCGCTAAAAATTGAATACAAAAATTGTTCCTCAATTTCATATTACATTTTGATATGTATGTGAAATTCAAAAAAATAATTATATTTGCATAAAGGAAAAGTCACAGAAAAGAACACAAATTACTCATTGATAACACAATGCACAATTAATTGATAATTAAAATAATAGCATATTTTAAAAAACGACAAAAAAAGTAAAACCTTTTTTATCCAAAAACATCAATAAATTAACCATTTTATAATCATTTACCAAAAATTAAAAATATTGTTCTATTTTTGAAGTTGACACAATCATTAAATTTAAATATAAACAGAAACGAATCAACCTGTCCTGATAAGGAAGTAATTTCAATACCATTATTTTATTGTAACATTTTCCATAAATCATTCTGCTATGAAGAAAAAGGATAACAGTAGATCCGATTTTGCAATATTGGGTACCAAAAGACTTCGAACAGAAAACGCTAAATTACGAAGCGAGGTAGACAGATTATCCAAAATCAATTCAAGATACAAACAAATCATTTCAAACATTTCGAACAGTGTTATAGCTATTGATATGTCTGGAGATATTGTAGACGTTAGTTCGACCAGACGTGATTCTCATACCGGACATGAAAAAATGATCGGAAATTCATTCTGGGATAAATATGAAGAGTTAAATCTTACGGAAGATATGATCCCACATCCGGAAAACGAGGAGAAAATGACCTTATTATATAATGCAGCCCAACAAAAAAGCCGCAAGCTTCACCAAATCACTCAAAATAACAAGACATCTACACAAAGGTGTATTGATTATTTTATGATAAAAGACAACAATGAAGAACTCATTTGTATCGTAACAAAAAATATCACTTCAGAAATACAGCAAAATTGTGCCTGTCTGCAGGAAAATAATATCCGGAAACCGGATACAGTGCATGAAAAATATACCTCTGCAAATAAAGAATTAGAAAAACAAATAGCAGAAAAAAATAAGGCCATTAGTGATTTAAAAGAAAACAGGATGATCTTCACAGCTTTCTTTGAACAATCCCGCGAAGGCATTTTGCTTCTTGATAAAACAGGAAAGATTCAACGATGTAATAAAAATGCAGAGACATTTCTTTCCTTGAACAAGAAACAATGCATCGGAAAATATCTTTGGGATATAGCACAAACAACATTGGCTAATCCCAGGCAATATGATGATTATAAGGATCATTACAAAATAATGATAGAAGATATTATTAAAAGTAAAAAAAATGATATTTTCCATGAAGAATATAATTTCCGGATCACACATTCCGGGACGCCCCGTTATATCCATACAATCCTTTTCCCGGTTGTTGTGGATGAAGAAAAATATATAGGCGCAATATTACAGGACAAGACGGAAATATATTTTTATCAACAGGAAGTAAAGGATTATAATGAAGAATTGGAAGCACTGGTCCGTAAAAAATCCCAGGCCTTATATGAAAATGAACAAAAACTACGGACGCTTAGTGATAATTTCCCTAATGGATTCATATTCCGTTTCGAAAAAAATACAGAAACATCAGAAATAAAATTTACCTACCTCAGTAAAGGATTTACAAAAATAACAGGCTTGGATCGGGAAAGTGTAATGAAAGATCCCTACATCTTATTTGAGCGGATGCCCCCGGATAGCTTGAACAAATTAGCTGAAATAGATAATATCAAATCAATTGATTTTATTTCAACTGCATTCCTTGGCGAAAATAACCGGGAACATAACTGGTATCATGTATCCGGCATTACACATCCCCAAAACAACCACATATTGGTCAACGACGGATTTGTTATGGATGTTACGGAGCAGATGGCATATCGCGAGGCATTAGAATTCAGCGAACATCGCTTAAAAACCATTGTCAGCAAACTTCAGGATATGGTTCTTGTCATGGATGCAAACGGTATCATTTCGTATGTTACACCTTCCTGCCGCAGCATAATCGGGTATGAAACGGATGATATCATTAATCAATCCATTTTTAAATATATACATCCGGAAGACAATCAAACGGTCAACCAATACATTAACTATGTACAAACATGTAATGAATTACCCGAATGTAGATACCGGTTTTATAAATCCAATGGCGAAATTGCCGAAGTAAAAGCCGCTATTGTTAACATGCTGTATGATCCTTATGTAAACGGACTGGTGGTTACCCATACCGATATTACTAAGCAAGTAGAAACTCAAAGACGTATGGAAAGAAGCCTGTTACGCCATCGCCTGTTAAATAACATATTAATACCCCTACAAAGGACTGAAGTGATTGACCCTGTGATACAAAATGCAATCAATCAATTCGGAAAATTTCTGAATATAGCCTGTATATCAGTATATGAGTTCGCTGATGATCTGAAAATCATGAAATGCCTGTTTGACTGGAGTGAAAATGATATATCTATTGTATCAAAAACATTCATGATTGAAGATGGAATCATATCCGAGGAAGTGACCATAGATCGTTTCTGGGAAAATGAGATCATCCACATCACTAATTTTAACCGGGTCAGTAAAGATGTAGTACTCCTCTTAAAAAGACGGAAGATCGAATCAACATTATTGATCCCATTATTTGTAGATGGGGGTATTTTCGGAATGGTTTCTTTTTCTGTTTGCGGAAAACGGGAATGGAAACATGACGAGGAAAGCCTTTTCCTTAGTTTCTCCCAAATATTGTCAAGCGCCCTTCAAAAGCAGAAAGCCGCAGCTTCTGAACTGGCTGCTCAACGCTATATTGCCCGGAACCTGGAACGACAGGAATTATTAAACAGGATTTTGACTCCTCTTCAGAAAGCAAAAAATATGGGTCAGAATATCCAGAAAGCATTAGGTGAGATCGGTCGTTATACCAATGTGAGCAGAGTATCAGTGCATGAAATAAGCAATGATATGATGTATTGGACCTACAGCTATGAGTGGTGCAATACAGGTATTGAACCTCAAATCGACAAATTTAAACGCCATTCATATGATACATACCGCTTTCTATTCCAATCACTGAAATCCGGACAATCTTTTTGCGTGTACGATGTAGAGAAGGCATCTCCTCCACTCAATGAAACACTAATGGTACAGGGGATCTGTTCTATCCTTTTCATACCCTTGTATATGGACGGTATCCTGAAAGGATGTATCAGCATCAGTGAATGCAGCTTTAAACGGCAATGGACGGATGATGAAATATCTCTTCTTAAAGGATTTGCACAAATATTGTCCAACTCCCTGCAGAAATTAAAAACCGAAATAAGCAAAGAAAATGCCCTTATGTCAATGATTACGGTTTTAGACAATACACCCCTGCATATCTATGTAACGGATGTCGTCAATAATGAATTATTGTTTGCCAACCAGAGAGTAAGAAAGACCATACACAACAGCATTGTTCATTCTTCCATCAATGATATTTATGGAGAAATTCCTGAAGAATTACAAAACGACAGGTCACACGATGTGGTGGCTTATGAACACTACAATCCGGGTAACAATATCTGGTTGCAGCAAAATGCCCTGAATTTTCAATGGATTGATGGGCGAATGGCCCATATCGTTACAGGAATCGATATTACCCAGCGGAAAAAAATGGAATTGGACTTAATAGAAGCAAAAAATAAAGCCGAAGAATCAGACAGGTTAAAATCTGCATTCCTGGCCAATATGTCGCATGAGATCCGTACACCCATGAATGCGATCATTGGTTTTTCCCAGTTAATTGTAGAAGAACATAGCTCCGAAGAAGGCAAGCAATACTCAGGTATCATTAAAGATAATTGTGATTTACTGCTCAAATTGATTGACGATATCATTGAATTATCAAAAATCGACTCGAATCAGGTGGATATTTCTTTAACATTTTGTGATTTGAACATTTTTCTAGATGAACTTGACGTTTTCTATAAAGAAGAATTACAAATCAGAAAAAAAAATGAGGTGAAGTTCATCTGCCACAAAACACCACAACTACCTGTCATTCTAACAGATACAATAATTTTGCGGCAAATCCTGGATAATTTACTGGATAATGCCATTAAATTTATTGATAAAGGACACATTAAAGTAACATGTGATATTCCCGATGACGGGTACATCCATTTTACAGTTTCGGATACCGGTATCGGTATCCCAGAAAACAAACAAGGGATCATTTTCGAACGTTTCCGGCAGGCGAAAGACAACAATATCCGGAACCTTTCCGGAACCGGATTAGGATTATCCATTTCTAAAAGTCTGGTACGACTGCTTGGTGGTGATATCCATTTCGATTCGAAGGAAGGAGAAGGGACATCTTTTCATTTTACCGTTCAACATCAATCTGTTGAATAAAATCAATACCTTACTGAATAAAAAAGAAGATATCCGTTTGGATATCTTCTTTTTTTAAAGCATTCACTCAGGGTCATTAATAATAATAGCCCAGCTTGAAATCAGCTATCTGCATGGTATTACTGGCTGAAGTCCATAAATCATACCTTACTTTGACATATTTGTAGGTAGATGTTACAGGAAGTGGTACATTTCCGCTTTCCATATTAGCTCCGGGAGCAAATACGCCTTTATCAGTCGGTTGAGTGGAATCGGCCGTTGAGCTTGTAGGTACAATCGGTTCGGCATTGATCTGCGTCCATTTGCTTTCATCTGTAATACAATCATCATCATTACTACCAAAGAAAGTTACACCCTGTGGTTTCAGACCAGCTCCGTTGCCTCCGTTTTCTCTGTAACGCATACTGAAATAATTAAATTGCTGAGGTGTAGTCGGATCCAAACGGATAATGAACCATGGCTTTTCATTGGGTTCAGTAATGCTGACTCCACCATTACTATGTGTGGCACCATCGGTAGCATCAGTACCGATACCTTTTACCATCGACAGATATGTGCGGCTGTCACTGTCAAAATGAGCACTTGGGCTGTTGGTCCCATCACCGGAAGTATTACTGAGTGCAGCGTTATTGTATGGTAAAAGATGTGACAAATACGGAGACTTATTCTTGTCATTTACCGATGATTTATAATTCACAGTCGCTATAGGATTTCCGGTTTCCTTATCTGTTTCCGGATCTGCATACCAATTGGTTCTATCCATATCAAAATACCTTGCTGTTGTATATTCCTGCATGGTAGTTGATACCGAAACATCATCAAATTGATATAATCTGAGACAATTGACTACAAGCGCATTATAGTCTGTTAATGTAATCGTATTGGAGGTAGTGGATTGCGATTTTTCTTCACCTGTTGTGATATCAACCCACCGGAATTCATAACCGGTCCAATAGCCATCATTTGGTACAGGCAAAGTAAAACTATTGGTCGGTTTATCAAATCCGGCATCTATTTCCGCTTCCGTTGCATTCATTACAAAATACTGCCAGGGGGACTGAAAAATGTCAGTGCCGCCTTCTTCTGGAATATAAGAAGTACGGTAACGGAACGAGCTTGCTTTGAAATCATTCAGGTAACCTACAGTATCAGAAGAATTGATTTGTACGAAAAAAGCATTGCCGTCCTGTTTCCACTCAAAATCCGTATATAAGACAGTCTGGTCGGCATTTTCCCTGTATACGATCTTCCGGTCTGCGCCAATCTGGTCATTTTTGATAATATTCCGGTTATTCAGGTATGATTCCCATACGGAACCGTACACTGTCGCAGTTACCGAAGTAGGAACAGAAGTATTACCTTCATCGTCCAGAATATATACTTCAAAAATATAAGAAGCTTCAGCCAGATCATTAATATAGAAATCTGTTGCTACAGAAGGATCAAATGGTTGCGTGTGGTGTCCTTGTTTATTCGACCAGTATATTTCAGCCTTAACACCACGTGGGTCTTCTAATTTAGGCCACATAAAACGGACACGGTTACGTTCGCCAATGGCTATTAACTCAGCTTCATCCAGTTTGGCAAGATAAGTGATCGGTCCATCGTCTACAAAATCTTTATAATTATCGTCTATAGGCGAACAGGCACCTGCAAGAACGATCAGGAATAAGAATAAATATCTGATATTATTCATGTTTTACAAATTAATATGAATGAAAATTTATTTATCTGAACCGAAAACACTTATTTCAGCCATCATAACTGCATTGGCTATTGTATTGGTAGAGAAGCATTTCAAAACCTGGATGCGTATATACCTGACTTTTCCGTCCGTAGCATCCAATGCCATTTCATGCCCTGCTTCTATCAATGCATCATCTTCAGCAGAACGGTCGTTATTTCCGGGATACGGCTCGAATGAGCCGTCGGCGCGGGAAATGTAGAAGATACCCAGATCCAGCCAGGCGGTGGGATCATTGATATCATCCACCAGTTCAGTAGGATCACTACCATTATATGTAGATGCGAATACGCGTACAATCTGCGGATGCCCGTTACGGAACTTATTGGCAGCGTCATTCCTGGGCCATATCAGTAAACGGCTCAGCATATACTGGGCTCCGAGATCAATGGTCACATGCTGCGGGAATGGGGCCAGGGGCTTGGTATGATAGCATGCTCCTGATGTGTGGCTTCCATCCCATAAATATCTGACTCCGGTGGTGGAACCGCTCCAGGTATGCATCTTATGCCCCCAGAAATTTGAAGGTAGTAATTGGCCAGTCTGGTCAGGTACAAAAGAACCATCACCATCCAGGTTGCACAACGCTACTTCTGCAAATTTATTCTTGGGTAATTCCATTTCAAACCAGGGTTTAACCGAGGCCTCTTTCATCGGGGACCAGTGTCCCCAGCGGTCGCGGACCTGTACGCCAAAATGTTGTAGTGTATCTGCCGCATGCCCTTTGTTATAGAATTGTATATTCGGACTTATCAAATAATCGGTACCTACTTCGACATATTCGTTCATTACGGTATCTTTTTTAAAGGTACGGAAAGTAAGTTTCGCCATCGTTTCATTTTCAGAAACAACACGGACACCTAAAAAGTAAGGCAGGATATTCATTTCATCATATGCAACCAGGTATGGAGGACGAGCCGGATTGACGGTCGCCTCTACCGGTTCGGAATAGGTTCCGCCGTCGCTGATGGAATACAGTTTTACATTATATGTACCTTCGGCGCCAAAACCGTCCACCAGGATAGAGTCGGTATAGAACGAGGCTGTGGCATCGTATTCGATGCCGTCATCGGTGGTCCATACAGCTTTTACATACTTCAGATGCTTGTCGTTCGGGCGGTCGTAATAAATAACGGAAGCCCCGCTGATATCCCTGACCCCGGTAACCGTTACCTGTTTCGGAACTTCGGTACTCCCCTTAGGAGTGTTTAAATCATCTTCTTTACAAGAATAAAGCCATAAACAGGCTGTAATAAATAGAATAATATATCGTGTCATTATTATATAATTAAAAGGTTACCAACCGTAATTTTGAAGTGTATTACTGTTTCGCAGAATTTCTCCGTCATGTATCGGCCAGAAATAATCCTTAGGGGTAAATTTACGGGTATATATCCATGTTTCGGAAAAATATTCCACAGGGTCTGATGCGGTCAGGTTCCAACCGGTAATCGGTTTATTGTATTCGCTCATAGCTGTTTTCCAGCGACGGATATCCCAGAAACGGTGTCCTTCAAATACAAATTCGATCAATGTTTCCTGTTGGATAATATCCCTGAGGCCGGCTTGGCGCGTATATTTTCCGGGATCATTGGAATAATTGTTCCATGACTCGGCTACTCCTTTCAGACCGGCTCGATCCCTTACTATATCGATATAACTAATGGCCTCATTCCTTGCATCCTGTGTATTATATGCTTCGTTAAGCGCTTCGGCATACATCAGATAAAGTTCAGGCAAACGAAAGGCCGGAAACGGATACAGGGTATAGGTTACCGTGGTAGATGCGGAACATACGGTCAGCCAGTGAAGTTGTTTTTTAGGCCACATACCGGTCATATTCCATGAATGCCCGATTTGATTTTGGGTATATTCACCGGCACGGGCATGGGGCGCCTGCCCTGTTTCACTGGTGTTGCCCTGACCGAACCAGATGCCGCGGTCGAAACCAACACTGGCATACAAACGGGGTTCACGGTCGAAAAACATTCCGGCTGTCCGTTCGCCTGTCTGCAGGTAATACAATTGGTCGAGACCGGCGACACGGGGTGTGAAACGTTCGTTATAATTCCACGTTTTGTCTTCGGTGATCGGCACACCGTTCTTGGTATAAAATTGATTTACGATCTTCAATGGTACGGCATAATTGTTCCGGTTGGAGGTCTGTCCGCTGGCATTGGTCGCATTAAAATCCCTGGGATATGCCTGTAACTGGTATGCCTGTGGCCAGTTACGGGAATCGGCCCAGAGTACTTCCTCGTTCCACCTTTCCACAAATGATCCCCTGATACTGAGCTTAAGCCTCGTCTGTTCGGAAATATTACCAAATTGGGTACCGGTATAACGGTACAGCTTATCGATCCCTATATCGGGATTATGATAGAAATCAATGGCATCCTTACAAGCCTGTGCGGCGCGTACCCATAATTCCCTTCTTTCTTCTTCGGTTTTATTGGGATTGAAGATCTCGATACCCCGTTTATCCTTCAGGCCGATATAATCCGTATTACCATTGTACAAAGGGCTTGCAAAAGTCACCAGCATTTTGGCTTTCATCATCAGCGCTACCCCCCTGGTGATCCGCCCTAACTCGGTTGCCTGATCCTGAACTGTGACCATCAGGTGGTTACGATTGATAGTAGCGTCAATTTTACTGATGCAATATTCCACACATTCGTCCATGGTATTACGAAATACATGGGTAGTCTCAGTGTCATCCTGTACATCCAGGTTCACATCCTTAATAGGAATAGGCCCGTACATCCTGATCAGAAAAAAATGCAACCAGGTTTTGATTACTTCAACTTCAGCTATCCAACGATTTCGTTCATCTTCGGTCATATCGGGAACACGCCCGATATTGGCAAGAAAGATATTACAATCGCTGATACCACGGTAGAGTGGTTTTCCACCCAAATTATCTGATGTCCGCCAAAAATCAAAGTACGGATTATTGGACCTTTGATTACCTAAAGCAAGGTATTTGGCATTGTTGGCCGCTGTATATTCGGTAGCCAACCAGATTTCATCGCCGCCCAGCAATGTAGGGTCTCCGTCGTATCCCCCGACAGCCGGCAAATATGAATAGCAGGTAAAAAAGAACTTTTCAGCCTGCGAACGCATTGAAAATGCGTTATCCTCAATGGTGGCGATCATATCGGGTACGATATCGAGGTAGTCGCACGCCGAAGCCATACAAACCGATAAAATGATAATGATATGTTTTATTTTTTTCATTGTTCTATGATTAAAATGTGATAAAAATACCCAGGTTATAGGTACGCTGAATAGGATATGCCAGTCCGTTACCGGCCATTTCCGGATCCCAATCTTTGAATTTGCTAAAATAAAATACATTATTGCATGTAGCGTATACACGTAAGGTACTCATGTGTATTTTCTGGGTGATTCTTTCGGGTAAGGTATAGCCCAGTTCTACCGATTTAAGACGCAGAAACGATCCGTCACGCAGGAACCATGTATTATTTTGATCATTGTGTGTAACCTGAGTTCTTGCAGTTGCCAGGCGCGGCCATGTCGCATAAGGATTACGGTTGGATTCACTCCAGTAATCGTCGGCAATAAATTGCATCAGTGAATTATGTCCTACTACGCTTCCAGGATTACCATTGGTGCCTGTAGTATTAAAGAAAGGCGATGTTGAATTATAATTAATCATAAACGACCGGCGATGGAGTCCGTTAAAGAAAAAGGAAAAATCGAATCCCTTATATCCCATGGAAGCGCCGAACCCATATTGTATTTCAGGTTTAGAAGGATAGCCGATGGGTGCCATGTCGCGATCGCTGATAACACCATCACCGTTCAGGTCACGATATTTAATATCGCCGGCCCGTACCTGGGTGCTACCGAATTGTTGAGGGGAATTGACAACATCGGCATCATCGATAAACAGTCCTTCCGCCAGATAGCCATATATCTGGTCAACATTATTCCCTATGCGTAACTTCCACCATTCCGTTTCATAATCATAATCTTCATACTTGGTATATTTATTTTTGGTATATGTGAAATTGATACGGCTCTGTACCCAGAAATTGCCTGCGGTTAAACTTTGTGTGACGGAAAGATCCGTCCCCTTACCTTTTACTTCACCCAGATTTGCCTTCGGATTCACCCATAAGCCCATAGAATAGGGAATAGTCGTACGATCCTGCAGGATATTCGTCCGTTTTTCGGTAAAGTATTCCCAGACAATGTCTAAATTTCCAAAGAGGGATAATTCCATAGCTATATTCGCTTTGTGGGATACTTCCCAGGTAATATCGGGATCGGCATACCGGCTGATAGAAATACCGGGACGGATATAACCATTCTGCTCGTAGCCGAATCTATAAGCAGTACTGCCTGAATTAAGGCTCACATCCGAAAGGTAGAGGAAACGCTCTCTACTTATATTGTCATTACCTACAAGCCCATAAGAACCACGGAATTTTAACTGGGTGATCGTTGATTTCAATGGTGCGAAAAATTCCTCGTTAGAAACCATCCATCCTGCGCTGATAGATGGAAAAAATCCCCAGCGATGCTTGGTGGAAAACCGCTCGGAACCATTGTATCCGAAGTTACCTTCTACGAAATACCTGCTTTTATATCCGTATGATAACCTTCCGGCCAGGCCCACATTCCTGAAAGGCAATGATCCTAATACGGTTCCTGATGAAGTAGCAGGAACTGTCCTATTTCGCAAGGTAAAAATCAATTGGGCGCTCACATCATGTATATCCTGAAAGGTCTGGGTATAAAGGGCGGCCGATTCAAAATAGGTGGTTTTTATAATTTCCGGGAGAGAAATGAATGATGACAGACTTTCCCCATCGGCGTCCGGATTAATGATCGCCACCTCGTATTCTCCGGTCAGATAATTCTGATCGATTAATTTATAAAAATACGGATCATACTCACGTGCTATCTGGTCCGTTGCCTCCCGTTTGGTATTAAATAACGCCCTGACAGAAAGTCCGTCAAGAAGAAAATCTAATTTCTGATTTAACTCCACTTGAGCGCCCATTACCGATTTACTGCGTTCACGGTACCCTTTCACCATTTCCGCATAAGGATTCAGGTACTGACCATCGCCGGCATTACCGAACATCGTGTGAGTTACATACCTATGGTCTTCGTCAACTGGATAATATGCGGGAAACAACACGGGGTTACTTTTCATGATCAGGTTGTACATATAGTTTCCTCCTGTTTGATCCTGCGGGGCATAAGGGCCTTCAAGGTCTTCAAAAGTTCCGTCCAACCTCACTTTCAATTCGGTCGTCTTGGTAACATTTATATTTACATTGGAACGTAAACTGTATACATCCAGTTTAATATTGTTG is from Bacteroidales bacterium and encodes:
- a CDS encoding DUF4998 domain-containing protein; the encoded protein is MNNIRYLFLFLIVLAGACSPIDDNYKDFVDDGPITYLAKLDEAELIAIGERNRVRFMWPKLEDPRGVKAEIYWSNKQGHHTQPFDPSVATDFYINDLAEASYIFEVYILDDEGNTSVPTSVTATVYGSVWESYLNNRNIIKNDQIGADRKIVYRENADQTVLYTDFEWKQDGNAFFVQINSSDTVGYLNDFKASSFRYRTSYIPEEGGTDIFQSPWQYFVMNATEAEIDAGFDKPTNSFTLPVPNDGYWTGYEFRWVDITTGEEKSQSTTSNTITLTDYNALVVNCLRLYQFDDVSVSTTMQEYTTARYFDMDRTNWYADPETDKETGNPIATVNYKSSVNDKNKSPYLSHLLPYNNAALSNTSGDGTNSPSAHFDSDSRTYLSMVKGIGTDATDGATHSNGGVSITEPNEKPWFIIRLDPTTPQQFNYFSMRYRENGGNGAGLKPQGVTFFGSNDDDCITDESKWTQINAEPIVPTSSTADSTQPTDKGVFAPGANMESGNVPLPVTSTYKYVKVRYDLWTSASNTMQIADFKLGYYY
- a CDS encoding DUF4959 domain-containing protein; its protein translation is MTRYIILFITACLWLYSCKEDDLNTPKGSTEVPKQVTVTGVRDISGASVIYYDRPNDKHLKYVKAVWTTDDGIEYDATASFYTDSILVDGFGAEGTYNVKLYSISDGGTYSEPVEATVNPARPPYLVAYDEMNILPYFLGVRVVSENETMAKLTFRTFKKDTVMNEYVEVGTDYLISPNIQFYNKGHAADTLQHFGVQVRDRWGHWSPMKEASVKPWFEMELPKNKFAEVALCNLDGDGSFVPDQTGQLLPSNFWGHKMHTWSGSTTGVRYLWDGSHTSGACYHTKPLAPFPQHVTIDLGAQYMLSRLLIWPRNDAANKFRNGHPQIVRVFASTYNGSDPTELVDDINDPTAWLDLGIFYISRADGSFEPYPGNNDRSAEDDALIEAGHEMALDATDGKVRYIRIQVLKCFSTNTIANAVMMAEISVFGSDK
- a CDS encoding RagB/SusD family nutrient uptake outer membrane protein — encoded protein: MKKIKHIIIILSVCMASACDYLDIVPDMIATIEDNAFSMRSQAEKFFFTCYSYLPAVGGYDGDPTLLGGDEIWLATEYTAANNAKYLALGNQRSNNPYFDFWRTSDNLGGKPLYRGISDCNIFLANIGRVPDMTEDERNRWIAEVEVIKTWLHFFLIRMYGPIPIKDVNLDVQDDTETTHVFRNTMDECVEYCISKIDATINRNHLMVTVQDQATELGRITRGVALMMKAKMLVTFASPLYNGNTDYIGLKDKRGIEIFNPNKTEEERRELWVRAAQACKDAIDFYHNPDIGIDKLYRYTGTQFGNISEQTRLKLSIRGSFVERWNEEVLWADSRNWPQAYQLQAYPRDFNATNASGQTSNRNNYAVPLKIVNQFYTKNGVPITEDKTWNYNERFTPRVAGLDQLYYLQTGERTAGMFFDREPRLYASVGFDRGIWFGQGNTSETGQAPHARAGEYTQNQIGHSWNMTGMWPKKQLHWLTVCSASTTVTYTLYPFPAFRLPELYLMYAEALNEAYNTQDARNEAISYIDIVRDRAGLKGVAESWNNYSNDPGKYTRQAGLRDIIQQETLIEFVFEGHRFWDIRRWKTAMSEYNKPITGWNLTASDPVEYFSETWIYTRKFTPKDYFWPIHDGEILRNSNTLQNYGW